From a region of the Alnus glutinosa chromosome 1, dhAlnGlut1.1, whole genome shotgun sequence genome:
- the LOC133873679 gene encoding COP1-interacting protein 7 — protein MKSSSRLDSAVFQLTPTRTRCDLVISANGKEEKIASGLLNPFLAHLKTAQEQMAKGGYSIVLEPEPGSDGTWFTKDTMERFVRFVSTPEVLERVYTTESEILQIEEAIAIQGNNDMGLSTVEDFQAKPVESSEGSRPVLDTNEEKAIVLYKPGANPPEANGSTTQEGNSKVQLLKVLETRKTVLQKEQGMAFARAVAAGFDIDHMSPLMIFAECFGASRLMDACKKFMELWKRKHETGQWLEIEAAEAMSSRSDFSAMNASGIMLANVANKQKEHEVALENSANTSSAAGADDKPPSDHKAPLGNQEYFQGQFPHHMFPPWPVHSPPGAPPVYQAYPMQGMPYYQNYPGNGQFFQPPYPSVLDPRLSAGPRMGRRHSMDSRDSNTELETWEMDASKARSQDELELEKEASQTRESSKKASRSGKKQSGTVVIRNINYITSKRQNSSGSESQSASESETDEEGGDLQANILEKRRMDSQRSSKRKGSRTKSMDKLNSSDKEEMSHGKESDGGNWQAFQNFLLRDSDEDKRAVDHGMFAMEKEVQLKRRQKHVGDDPLVFSGQGKGEMHEVDMVDMHTMSGNVSYMRKASNDELLISRRDGQSGDGRSSKDVQSAEIDGRRGGYRRTGNDDFMIRRQEGQSGYTNSPSDLLVNGFDRVTNNMNRMPAHDMDDDSYIIALRANSLDEVGNNDRNAIGMDSEFPSASQMAENSSNKVGSQFNYEVDELSMMPNRGTEKESNGYDPALEYEMQIRAEDGASHDKKNMEVEIKQGSKKSDKDRKSRLTPDNSDKKTVGPIRKGKPSKLSPLEEARARAERLRTFKADLQKIKKEKEEEQIKRLEALKIERQKRIASRGSSIPAKSPFPSHQTKKQLPAKLSPSTHKGSKFSDLEAGSSPPVKRSSIRTPVGSSDSEAASKPSRLSTGSHSAGNRLSRSVPSLPEPKKENNGVTADTKASMARIRRLSEPKMSSSQHASSMKSRSAEPVSKTKISGGPEPETKKISAIMNHDRSKAATLPELKIRTSKGPDGARSKSAAKEVTQKVNKNKSSTTPQGAGLKNDENISHHSDLDDNPVIEKTVLMLECEKLSIPIVHALEENAEAQKGQYDNIEIGKKVDIVSDYAAVRAQVSPLKMDTDDYGEPSEHQSQERPASYVEVKTVNADKEPPKVSTIGIAKKPYQAPHARVSSLEDPCTGNSEYGKATPSTSEIVTTGTQTVKALVSDSRNSSLEKIPESLEKPQGKDSSKGIRRLLKFGRKSHSSATGERNIESDNTSINSSDADDSGANYVSTSEVHTLKNLISQDETPTAGTTSQKSSRSFSLLSPFRSKTSEKKLTT, from the exons ATGAAGTCTTCGAGTCGGCTCGACTCGGCTGTGTTTCAGCTCACGCCCACTCGAACCAG GTGTGATTTGGTTATATCTGCAAAtgggaaggaagaaaaaatagcTTCGGGTTTGCTGAATCCATTTCTTGCCCACCTGAAGACTGCACAAGAGCAGATGGCCAAGGGGGGTTATTCAATTGTTCTAGAGCCGGAACCTGGCAGTGATGGGACATGGTTCACGAAGGACACAATGGAAAG GTTTGTTCGTTTCGTAAGCACTCCAGAGGTCTTGGAAAGGGTCTACACTACAGAATCAGAGATCTTACAAATTGAGGAGGCAATTGCCATTCAAGGCAACAATGATATGGGGCTGAGTACC GTAGAAGATTTTCAAGCCAAACCTGTAGAAAGTTCTGAAG GTAGCAGGCCGGTGCTTGATACTAATGAGGAGAAAGCAATTGTCCTTTACAAA CCTGGAGCAAATCCACCTGAAGCAAATGGATCCACCACTCAGGAGGGAAATTCGAA AGTTCAACTTTTGAAAGTCCTGGAGACACGCAAAACCGTGCTGCAGAAAGAACAAGGCATGGCCTTTGCACGTGCTGTAGCTGCTGGTTTTGACATTGATCACATGTCACCATTGATGATATTTGCTGAATGCTTTGGAGCCTCGCGTTTAAT GGATgcatgtaaaaaatttatggagTTATGGAAAAGAAAGCATGAAACTGGGCAGTGGCTTGAAATTGAAGCAGCTGAAGCAATGTCTAGCCGATCAGACTTCTCTGCCATGAATGCATCAGGCATTATGCTTGCAAATGTGGCCAACAAGCAGAAAGAACATGAGGTGGCTTTAGAAAATAGTGCGAACACAAGTAGTGCTGCAGGTGCAG ATGACAAGCCTCCCTCAGATCACAAAGCACCATTAGGCAATCAAGAATATTTTCAAGGACAATTTCCACATCATATGTTCCCTCCCTGGCCTGTTCATTCTCCTCCTGGTGCACCTCCAGTCTATCAAGCATATCCCATGCAGGGCATGCCTTACTATCAGAACTATCCTGGAAACGGCCAATTTTTTCAGCCACCATATCCATCAGTGTTGGACCCTAGACTTAGTGCTGGTCCAAGAATGGGGAGAAGGCATTCTATGGATAGTAGGGATAGCAATACTGAATTAGAAACTTGGGAGATGGATGCTTCAAAAGCAAGATCGCAAGATGAATTGGAGTTGGAGAAAGAAGCTTCACAAACTCGAGAATCATCGAAGAAGGCTAGCCGATCAGGTAAAAAGCAATCAGGGACGGTTGTCATTCGGAACATTAATTACATAACTTCAAAGAGGCAGAACTCTTCTGGTAGTGAATCACAATCAGCTTCTGAGTCTGAAACTGATGAGGAAGGTGGAGATTTACAGGCTAATATTCTGGAGAAGAGGCGTATGGACTCTCAGAGATCTTCCAAGAGGAAAGGGAGTCGTACAAAATCCATGGATAAATTGAATTCATCCGATAAGGAAGAAATGTCACATGGGAAGGAATCAGATGGTGGAAACTGGCAGGCATTCCAAAATTTTTTACTGAGAGATTCTGATGAGGACAAACGTGCAGTTGACCATGGCATGTTTGCGATGGAAAAGGAGGTTCAACTGAAAAGGCGGCAAAAACATGTAGGTGATGATCCTTTAGTTTTTAGTGGGCAAGGTAAGGGTGAAATGCATGAAGTTGATATGGTTGATATGCATACAATGAGTGGAAACGTGAGCTATATGCGCAAGGCATCAAATGATGAATTGTTGATTTCTAGGAGAGATGGTCAGTCTGGTGATGGTAGAAGCTCTAAGGACGTACAGTCTGCAGAAATAGATGGAAGACGAGGTGGCTATAGGAGAACTGGCAATGATGATTTTATGATACGTAGGCAAGAAGGCCAGTCAGGTTATACAAATTCTCCCTCAGATCTGCTTGTAAATGGATTTGATCGTGTAACCAATAACATGAATAGGATGCCAGCACATGATATGGATGATGACTCATACATCATTGCATTAAGGGCAAATTCACTGGACGAAGTTGGAAACAATGACAGAAATGCTATTGGCATGGATTCTGAATTCCCATCTGCATCTCAGATGGCAGAGAACTCTTCTAATAAAGTTGGGAGCCAATTCAATTATGAGGTAGATGAATTGAGTATGATGCCCAATCGCGGAACAGAAAAGGAGTCAAATGGTTATGACCCTGCTTTAGAATATGAAATGCAGATTCGTGCTGAAGATGGTGCTTCACACGATAAGAAAAATATGGAGGTAGAGATCAAGCAAGGTTCAAAAAAGTCAGACAAGGACCGGAAATCAAGACTTACGCCAGATAATTCAGATAAGAAGACTGTGGGGCCAATAAGGAAAGGGAAGCCTTCGAAGTTGAGTCCTTTGGAAGAAGCACGAGCACGCGCTGAGAGGCTAAGAACCTTTAAAGCTGATCttcagaaaataaagaaagaaaag GAAGAGGAACAGATAAAACGACTGGAAGCTTTAAAGATAGAGAGGCAAAAGAGAATTGCTTCTAGAGGGAGTTCAATTCCAGCTAAGTCACCATTTCCGTCCCATCAAACCAAGAAACAATTGCCAGCAAAACTTTCCCCAAGCACTCACAAAGGATCAAAGTTTAGTGATTTGGAGGCAGGATCATCGCCACCAGTGAAAAGGTCCTCCATCAGAACTCCTGTTGGATCCAGTGATTCTGAAGCAGCCTCTAAACCCAGCAGATTGAGTACTGGTAGTCACTCTGCTGGAAACAGGTTAAGTCGATCAGTGCCATCATTGCCTGAACCAAAGAAAGAGAACAATGGTGTTACAGCTGATACTAAGGCATCCATGGCTCGGATTAGAAGATTATCAGAGCCTAAAATGAGTAGCAGCCAGCATGCCTCTTCAATGAAGTCACGAAGTGCTGAACCAGTATCAAAGACAAAGATATCTGGTGGACCTGAGCCTGAGACCAAGAAAATATCGGCTATTATGAACCATGATAGAAGCAAGGCTGCGACCCTACCAGAACTGAAGATTAGGACATCCAAAGGACCTGATGGTGCCCGTAGCAAATCAGCAGCAAAAGAGGTGACACAGAAggttaataaaaataagtcttCTACAACTCCTCAAGGTGCTGGACTGAAGAACGATGAAAATATTTCACATCATAGTGATTTGGATGACAACCCAGTAATTGAAAAGACTGTTCTAATGCTAGAATGCGAGAAGCTCTCCATTCCCATTGTACATGCATTGGAAGAAAATGCAGAGGCACAAAAGGGACAATATGATAACATTGAGATAGGGAAGAAAGTTGATATTGTGTCAGATTATGCTGCTGTACGTGCCCAAGTTTCACCACTTAAGATGGATACAGATGATTATGGAGAACCCTCTGAACACCAATCACAAGAGCGACCTGCTTCTTATGTCGAG GTCAAAACAGTTAATGCGGACAAAGAACCTCCAAAGGTTTCAACTATCGGTATTGCTAAAAAACCATATCAAGCCCCCCATGCTCGGGTTTCTTCTTTGGAAGATCCATGTACTGGGAATTCAGAGTATGGCAAAGCAACACCAAGCACCTCAGAGATTGTGACAACAGGCACACAGACTGTTAAAGCACTTGTATCTG
- the LOC133872984 gene encoding uncharacterized protein LOC133872984, which yields MELVGVVARNLWFCRNVVVYGKPNSPYNTVVSNASNSLTSFKDANFQKLAGTVGKNGELRWKVHMDGFVKVNWDAAVENTKKKMGIGVIIRDSKGEVAKAMAALMAENFSRKLGFYKVILGGDALQIVQALGKEGSNWCIYGHLIEETREVLLSMQSWKVHHVRRNLNGAAHRLANVALSLSEAHVCFEETPHCISDITLFFLTCPYKRGEG from the exons ATGGAGCTAGTAGGGGTTGTGGCTCGAAACTTATGGTTTTGTCGAAATGTAGTGGTCTATGGGAAACCTAATAGCCCGTATAATACAGTGGTAAGTAATGCTTCTAACTCATTGACATCGTTTAAAGatgcaaattttcaaaaattagcAGGAACAGTAGGAAAAAATGGGGAGTTAAGATGGAAAGTTCATATGGATGGTTTTGTTAAAGTCAATTGGGATGCAGCTGTGGagaataccaaaaagaaaatgggtatTGGTGTTATAATCAGAGATAGCAAAGGTGAA GTTGCAAAGGCAATGGCAGCTTTAATGGCTGAAAACTTTAGTCGCAAATTGGGCTTCTATAAGGTTATTTTGGGAGGTGATGCTCTCCAAATAGTGCAGGCACTGGGAAAAGAGGGAAGTAATTGGTGCATATATGGCCATCTAATTGAGGAGACAAGGGAGGTATTGCTTAGTATGCAGAGCTGGAAGGTCCATCATGTTAGGCGTAATCTAAATGGTGCGGCTCATCGACTTGCGAATGTAGCTTTATCTCTGAGTGAGGCCCATGTTTGTTTTGAGGAAACTCCCCATTGTATTTCTgatattactttattttttttgacatgtccatacAAGAGGGGAGAGGGGTGA
- the LOC133872482 gene encoding epsin-3: MGSLLVDQIKKQASSFLQEKYKTARLTFTDVTEAELLAEEVTTNDPCSPDARTMTRIAEASFEIDDYWRIVDVLHRRLYSIDWKRWRQSYKSLVLLEFLLTHGPEDFAAQFQRETYVIQELGTFNHTDEKGFNWGVNMKKKSDEILRLLGGGEKLKEARLKALRVTKEIQGFGGSMTSSPSSSTPSSSSSDQLPSPAKESPGSYSQGGFIHGKESNTTFPTKNKNVEGSVHLWDCPKIQETGSLLDSQDVEDGKISGICSKLVGSSPSRDYNDEKVGFRSVSDAGRMTKKKFDRQYSLWY, translated from the exons ATGGGGTCCCTGTTGGTAGACCAGATTAAAAAGCAAGCATCTTCTTTTCTACAAGAGAAATACAAAACTGCTAGGCTGACCTTCACTGATGTTACTGAAGCTGAATT GTTGGCTGAAGAAGTAACAACTAATGATCCATGTAGCCCCGATGCAAGAACAATGACTAGAATAGCTGAAGCATCTTTTGAGATAGATGATTATTGGAGAATTGTTGACGTTCTTCATAGGAG GTTGTATAGCATTGATTGGAAGAGATGGAGACAATCCTACAAATCACTGGTACTTCTTGAGTTCTTACTAACCCATGGTCCTGAAGATTTTGCTGCACAATTTCAACGTGAAACTTATGTTATTCAGGAGCTTGGAACATTTAATCACACAGATGAAAAAGG GTTCAACTGGGGtgtcaacatgaaaaagaaatCAGACGAGATACTTAGGCTTCTGGGAGGAGGGGAGAAACTCAAAGAAGCACGTTTGAAAGCTCTGAGAGTAACCAAAGAAATCCAAGGATTTGGAGGTTCAATGACTTCATCTCCTTCATCCTCCACTCCGTCCTCATCGTCCTCTGA TCAACTGCCCTCACCTGCAAAAGAATCTCCGGGAAGTTATTCACAAGGAGGATTTATACATGGTAAGGAGAGTAATACTACTTTCCCAACTAAAAACAAGAATGTTGAAGGATCAGTACACCTTTGGGATTGCCCTAAAATTCAAGAAACGGGCTCTTTACTTGATTCTCAAGATGTAGAAGATGGAAAAATCAGTGGAATCTGCTCAAAGCTTGTTGGCAGTAGTCCTTCAAGAGATTATAATGACGAGAAAGTTGGATTTAGGAGCGTTTCTGATGCTGGGAGGATGACCAAGAAAAAGTTTGATCGCCAGTATTCACTTTGGTATTGA
- the LOC133873689 gene encoding casein kinase 1-like protein 10, which yields MECVIGGKFKLGRKIGSGSFGELYLGVNVQSGEEVAVKLESVKTKHPQLHYESKLYMLLQGGTGIPHLKWFGVEGEYNVMVIDLLGPSLEDLFNYCNRKFSLKTVLMLADQLINRVEYMHSRGFLHRDIKPDNFLMGLGRKANQVYIIDYGLAKKYRDLQTHKHIPYRENKNLTGTARYASVNTHLGVEQSRRDDLESLGFVLMYFLRGSLPWQGLKAGTKKQKYDKISEKKMLTPIEVLCKSYPSEFTSYFHYCRSLRFEDKPDYSYLKRLFRDLFIREGYQFDYVFDWTILKYPQIGSSSRARPSGKPALNPGTSAEKIERPSVGQEIRERFSGAVEAFSRRNGSGHGLHGDHSRHRSSDDVPSSKDVQPDYERGRSSRNGSTSKRPVISSSRPSSSGEPSENRSSRLISGSGRLSTAQRIQPGFESKTASFGRTAATRGGRDDTLRSFELLSIGTGKRK from the exons GAATCTGTGAAGACCAAGCACCCTCAGCTTCATTATGAGTCAAAGTTATACATGCTTCTACAAGGAGGGA CGGGTATCCCCCATCTGAAATGGTTTGGTGTTGAGGGCGAGTACAATGTTATGGTTATTGACCTTTTAGGGCCAAGCCTAGAAGACTTGTTCAACTATTGCAATCGaaagttttctttaaaaacagTTTTGATGCTTGCAGATCAGTTA ATAAACAGAGTTGAGTATATGCATTCACGGGGTTTTCTTCACCGTGATATAAAGCCTGATAACTTTTTAATGGGTTTAGGGCGCAAAGCTAATCAG gtatatataattgattatGGTCTGGCAAAAAAGTATAGGGATCTTCAAACACACAAGCACATACCATACAG agaaaacaaaaatctcacAGGAACAGCACGATATGCAAGTGTTAATACTCACCTTGGAGTTG AACAAAGCAGAAGGGATGATCTTGAGTCTCTTGGTTTTGTGCTTATGTATTTTCTGAGGGGAAG CCTTCCCTGGCAAGGCTTAAAAGCAGGCACTAAGAAGCAGAAGTATGACAAGATCAGTGAAAAGAAGATGCTTACTCCTATAGAG GTCCTTTGCAAATCGTATCCATCAGAGTTCACGTCATACTTCCATTACTGCCGATCATTACGGTTTGAAGACAAACCGGATTATTCGTATCTGAAGAGGCTTTTCCGTGATCTATTTATCCGAGAAG GTTATCAGTTTGACTATGTATTTGATTGGACTATATTGAAGTATCCTCAAATTGGCTCCAGTTCTAGAGCTCGA CCAAGTGGGAAACCAGCATTAAACCCTGGAACATCTGCTGAAAAAATAGAAAGGCCTTCAG TGGGACAAGAGATTCGAGAAAGGTTCTCTGGTGCTGTTGAGGCATTTTCTAGAAGGAATGGCTCAGGGCATGGTTTGCATGGTGATCACTCCAGGCACAGATCTTCAGATGATGTGCCATCTTCTAAGGACGTG CAACCTGATTATGAAAGGGGACGCAGTTCTCGTAATGGCAGTACTTCAAAGAGGCCTGTAATTTCAAGCAGCCGGCCAAGCTCCTCTGGTGAGCCTAGTGAGAATCGATCAAGCCGGCTAATCTCAGGCAGTGGTCGGCTGTCCACAGCCCAGAGGATTCAACCTGGGTTTGAATCCAAAACAGCATCTTTTGGCCGTACTGCAGCCACGAGAGGTGGTCGTGATGATACACTTCGAAGCTTTGAGCTCCTGTCAATCGGCACAGGAAAGAGGAAATAA